In Gracilinanus agilis isolate LMUSP501 unplaced genomic scaffold, AgileGrace unplaced_scaffold19867, whole genome shotgun sequence, the genomic window CGTCCTCCGTCCCTCCCGCCCCCCGGCCCCCCGGCCCCCCATCTACCTGGAGTCGCTGGTCTCCGCCAGGCGGTTGTTCATGATCCCCAGAGCCCCCACACCCCCCGAGAAGCCGTTCTGCCGCGTGTTGACGCACACGCTTCGGGGGTAGCCGTTGGCCGTCTCGGACAGCTGCTTCTGCAGCAGGGCCAGGGAGACCTTATTGGAGGCGATCAGGTCCCGCATGGAGATCATCTCCCCGGACAGCCGCCGGCCCTCCGCGTCGCTGTCGTAGTGCCCGTCCGCCTCCAGGGAGGTGAGGTGGCGCCGGAAGCGCGAGCCGGGGGTGATGGCGTTGCGCCGGCCCAGCCGGCTGCTGGGCTTCCGGCACCGGGCGCAGCACGGGCAGCTGAGTTTCTTTAGCATCCAGTTCAGGACCTGCTTGATGACGATGGAGATGACGTTGAAGAGGGAGTAGATGCAGCACACGCCCATGAGGATGAAGAGGAAGTTGCCCAGCCGGTAGAGGCCCTGGTGGCGGTAGGCCTCCTGCTGGCTGCTCACCAGGTCCCCGAAGCCGATGGTGCTGAAGGTCACGAAGCAGTAGTAGAGGGAGTCCACGTAGTCCCAGCCCTCCACGCTGGTGTACATGGCCGAGGCGCAGCACGACAGCAGCACCGCGAAGATGCCCAGGATGAGCATCACGTGGTAGACGGACGGCTTCCAGCCCGCCAGGCTGTCCGCCTCGGACAGGGCCGAGCCGCGGCGGAAGGTGGGGGGCAGCAGGCCGGAGCGGCGCAGCTGCCGCTCGTGGCAGGCCCTCATGATGAAGGCCAGCAGGGAGATGATGCGCTCCAAGAAGAGGTTGAAGAAGAGGATGGTGCCCGCACACCCGAACAGGCCGTAGGCGATGAGGAAGGCCTTCCCGGCCACCGTCGAGGGCGTCGTCATGCCAAAACCTGCGGAGACACAACAGACGTCAGTGAAAATGTCCAGCTCCGGGTCCACCGCGGATGGGCTACACGACGTCCTCTCCAAGAGGGCGCCCAGGCTGCAGGCCACCCTCTCGGGCCTTCGAAGCGGCCCTATCCTAACCCAGGGGACCTGTTTGTTGGCCTTGGGGGGGGGGCGTGGATCATGTAACcgtggcaaaatattctaaataaaatttgaaaaacctGACCTATCCCTCTTCTTGCCTTGCCTTCCCTCACAGCACCACCAGCACGGATAGCCTTAAATCTGGGCAGAATGCCAAGTAGGGAACCGGTGCCATTTGGGATGTGTAGTAGCAGCCGTGGGGTCTTTATCTCTCTTTATTCTGACTGGACCCCCTTCTCAGCCCCAAACAAATTTGCCTCAGATGCTATAATTCTCTGACCCATTAGGcagtcaatcaagaaacattaagTAAGTGTCCGCTATATGCCAAGTACTTTGCCAAGCACTGacgattttaaaaaataaggcaaatcagtcactgccctcaaggagcttttaatCAAATGGGGAGACAGCATGCCAACAAACATCTGTAAAGCAAGCTCTCTATAAGAAGTAAATCGTCACCAGAGCAAAGGCACCAGTATTGAGGGATTTTGCCCCCAGACTACCAAAATGATACCTTCCTGTGTCTTCCCTTGAGTCTGGGCAGTCACCGGAATGGAGACGAaactccaggagttgatgcaaaAGGTGGGGCACAGTCTGGGGCTCAGTCTTCCTTCAACCAATCATAAAAAATGGTTCTTAAAATTGGTACCACTATTCTACATCAGTCCTTGATGTCTGGTTGGCAAGCATCACACTGAAAAAATTCCATGAGCAAATACTCAGTTGTTCTTTAGGGAGCCTGATTCTGACCTTCAccttgaattttaaaatacagaataacACAAGGAACATGGAAATCCCCACCTAATATGGATATCAGATTGTTTTTGAGAGAGATGCAGAGTGTACAAAACACCTTGGATTTGAGGTCTGAAGGCTGGAATTCAATTCCCAGCCTCACCATTTACTAGACTATGAGCAAGTCATATAATAATTCTTAGCCTCAATTGCCTTaactgtaaaaggggaaaaataatacttgagctactgactttctttttttttttttttttaaagccttaccttccatcttagaatcaatactgtgtattggttccaagacagaagagcaataaaggctaggcaattagtgttaagtgacttgtccagagtcacacatttaaacacaggtcctcctgactccagacctggtactctatccactgaaccacctaacctCTTTTATAAGGAGAGAGAACTTGGGGGTTTTAActtaaattacttaattaaaCTAACTGGGTTCAGTGGAAGGGTGTGTAAGAGGCAGGAAGGACTAATATATACTGGGATTAGcttaacaaattgggaaaaacagTTAGAATGTGTTTGGCAGCTGGAGGCTCAACTGCCAACCCAGATCGAACTAGCCAGGGATTAACCCAGAgtttaatatatacacacacactaagagaactttaaggtatgaagaaaacaaacaaggaaaacagtttaat contains:
- the KCNK12 gene encoding potassium channel subfamily K member 12, with product FGMTTPSTVAGKAFLIAYGLFGCAGTILFFNLFLERIISLLAFIMRACHERQLRRSGLLPPTFRRGSALSEADSLAGWKPSVYHVMLILGIFAVLLSCCASAMYTSVEGWDYVDSLYYCFVTFSTIGFGDLVSSQQEAYRHQGLYRLGNFLFILMGVCCIYSLFNVISIVIKQVLNWMLKKLSCPCCARCRKPSSRLGRRNAITPGSRFRRHLTSLEADGHYDSDAEGRRLSGEMISMRDLIASNKVSLALLQKQLSETANGYPRSVCVNTRQNGFSGGVGALGIMNNRLAETSDSR